The proteins below are encoded in one region of Micromonospora sp. DSM 45708:
- a CDS encoding peptide deformylase gives MTSGGYAGLGGWTPEKLGVPGEVRPVVAAPEPVLSRPGPEVDPTSDEVVRLAADLVATMRVSPGCVGLAAPQVGVSAQVFVVDVTGHPKAVTVHGTFVLCNARVVEASRWKAGREGCMSVPDLTGDVKRASRLVVEGALPGSGEPVRLVTDGFEARALQHEIDHCTGLLFLDRVAGAHAIYQRQVYL, from the coding sequence GTGACCTCCGGGGGGTACGCCGGCCTGGGCGGCTGGACACCGGAGAAGCTGGGCGTCCCGGGTGAGGTCCGTCCGGTGGTCGCCGCCCCGGAGCCGGTGCTGAGCCGGCCCGGCCCGGAGGTCGATCCCACCTCGGACGAGGTGGTGCGACTGGCCGCCGACCTGGTGGCCACCATGCGCGTCTCGCCGGGCTGTGTGGGCCTGGCGGCGCCGCAGGTCGGGGTGAGCGCCCAGGTGTTCGTGGTGGACGTGACCGGGCATCCGAAGGCGGTCACCGTGCACGGCACGTTCGTGCTCTGCAACGCCCGGGTGGTGGAGGCGAGCCGGTGGAAGGCCGGCCGTGAGGGCTGCATGTCGGTGCCGGACCTGACCGGCGACGTGAAGCGGGCCAGTCGCCTGGTGGTGGAGGGGGCGCTGCCGGGCAGCGGGGAGCCGGTGCGGTTGGTGACCGACGGTTTCGAGGCGCGTGCGCTCCAGCACGAGATCGACCACTGCACCGGGTTGCTCTTCCTCGACCGGGTCGCCGGGGCGCACGCCATCTACCAGCGTCAGGTCTACCTCTGA